A section of the Ovis canadensis isolate MfBH-ARS-UI-01 breed Bighorn chromosome 1, ARS-UI_OviCan_v2, whole genome shotgun sequence genome encodes:
- the LOC138439518 gene encoding olfactory receptor 2A12-like — protein MQETNQSSVTEFILLGFSFSPKTTPLFFSAFLTTYLLIILGNGVIIILISLDSHLHTPMYFFIVTLSMLDLGYTTTTMPQMLAHLASQKKTISFASCVAQMYIFLVLGITESWLFAIMSIDRYVAICHPLRYKVIMSPWLCRVMVLFCGLWGVVSALVYTVFAMCLPYCGPNKINHFFCEVPAVLKLACADTSVNDQVDFILGFSVILVPLSLILIIYINIFIAILRIRSAQGRLKAFSTCASHITVVTTFCVPAMVMYMKPGSEASPEEDKKLALFYNVISAFLNPIIYSLRNKDVKRAFLKVMGWGRAPE, from the coding sequence ATGCAAGAGACTAATCAGTCTTCTGTGACTGAATTCATCCTTCTGGGTTTCTCCTTCAGCCCCAAAACCACTCCTCTATTTTTCTCAGCCTTCCTGACAACCTACTTGTTGATCATTCTGGGCAATGGTGTAATCATCATCCTCATCTCCCTGGACTCGCACCTCCACACACCCATGTACTTCTTCATCGTCACCCTTTCCATGTTAGATCTGGGCTATACCACCACAACTATGCCCCAGATGTTGGCACATCTAGCAAGCCAGAAGAAGACTATCTCTTTTGCCAGCTGTGTGGCCCAAATGTACATTTTCTTGGTGTTAGGCATTACTGAGTCTTGGCTCTTTGCCATCATGTCTATAGACAGGtatgtggccatctgccaccCACTCAGGTACAAGGTCATCATGAGTCCATGGCTGTGTAGGGTAATGGTCTTGTTCTGTGGACTCTGGGGTGTTGTCTCTGCTCTTGTCTACACTGTTTTTGCCATGTGTCTGCCCTACTGTGGTCCCAACAAGATCAACCACTTCTTCTGTGAAGTCCCTGCTGTCTTGAAACTGGCTTGTGCAGACACCTCAGTCAATGACCAGGTAGACTTCATTCTTGGTTTTAGTGTCATCCTGGTCCCACTTTCTCTCATCCTCATCATTTACATCAATATCTTCATTGCCATCTTAAGGATTCGCTCAGCCCAGGGGCGGCTGaaggccttctccacctgtgcCTCCCACATCACTGTGGTCACCACGTTCTGTGTGCCAGCCATGGTCATGTACATGAAGCCTGGCTCAGAGGCCTCCCCAGAAGAGGACAAGAAGCTGGCCCTGTTCTACAATGTCATCTCTGCCTTCCTCAACCCCATCATCTACAGCCTCCGGAACAAGGATGTGAAGAGGGCTTTCCTCAAGGTGATGGGCTGGGGCAGGGCCCCAGAATGA
- the LOC138439515 gene encoding putative olfactory receptor 2B3, protein MQDFLWENQSSVSEFILLGFSKDSQINAILFNVFLFLYASTLVGNGLIVTLIHRDSHLHTPMYFFLCVLSMLDMSYVTTTVPQMLVHLVCQKKTISYVGCVAQMYIFLVLGITEGWLFSVMAYDRYVAICYPLRYKVIMSPWLCGAMVVFCGLWGVSCSLVYTVFTMRLPYCGPNEINHFFCEVPAVLKLACADTSLNDQVDFILGFILLLVPLSFILASYICIFVTILRIRSAQGRLKAFSTCASHITVVTMFCGPAMFMYMNPGANASPERDKKLALFYNVISAFLNPIIYSLRNKDVKRAFLKLTGWGRTTE, encoded by the coding sequence ATGCAGGATTTCCTCTGGGAGAACCAGAGCTCCGTGTCTGAGTTCATCCTTCTGGGCTTCTCCAAGGATTCCCAAATTAATGCAATCCTCTTCaatgtcttcctcttcctctatGCCTCTACTCTTGTGGGCAATGGACTCATTGTCACCTTAATCCACCGGGACTCCCACCTCCATAcacccatgtactttttcctctgTGTCCTCTCCATGCTGGATATGAGCTATGTCACCACCACTGTGCCCCAGATGTTGGTGCATCTGGTCTGTCAGAAGAAAACTATCTCTTATGTTGGGTGTGTGGCCCAGATGTACATCTTTCTGGTGTTGGGCATCACTGAGGGCTGGCTGTTCTCTGTCATGGCCTATGATAGATATGTGGCCATCTGCTACCCACTCAGGTACAAGGTTATCATGAGCCCATGGCTGTGTGGGGCAATGGTGGTCTTTTGTGGACTGTGGGGGGTGAGCTGCTCTCTCGTTTACACTGTCTTCACTATGCGCTTGCCCTACTGTGGCCCCAATGAGATCAACCACTTCTTCTGTGAGGTTCCTGCTGTTCTGAAGCTGGCCTGTGCAGATACATCCCTCAATGACCAAGTAGATTTCATTCTAGGTTTCATCCTTCTTCTGGTACCCCTTTCCTTCATTCTGGCTTCTTACATCTGCATCTTTGTCACCATATTGAGAATTCGCTCAGCCCAAGGTCGGCTcaaggccttctccacctgcGCCTCCCACATCACTGTGGTCACCATGTTCTGTGGACCTGCCATGTTTATGTACATGAACCCTGGGGCCAATGCCTCCCCAGAGCGGGACAAGAAACTTGCCCTGTTCTACAACGTCATCTCTGCCTTTCTCAACCCCATCATCTATAGCCTCAGAAACAAAGATGTAAAGAGAGCTTTCCTCAAGCTAACAGGCTGGGGCAGGACCACAGAATGA
- the LOC138439501 gene encoding olfactory receptor 2A5-like — MSFSFPRRKATHSQSWKNQSSVTEFILLGFSRNPRTNWILFFLFLFLYLFTVLGNGLIVTLIRVDARLHTPMYFFLSLLSLLDLSYATTTVPQMLIHLVSKSKTISYVGCVIQMYVFLTLGITETWIFAAMAYDRYVAICYPLHYGVKMSQTLCVLLAVSSALCGLTCALVYTVFAMNLPYCGPNEINHFFCEIPAVLKLACADTSLNDQVDFILGFMLLLIPLSLILASYVRIFTAILKIRSTQGRIKAFSTCASHITVVTMFCIPCMVMYMRPGSKASPEDDKKLALFYNVISAFLNPIIYSLRNKDVKRAFFKLVGMSEDTQ, encoded by the coding sequence ATGtccttttctttccccagaaGGAAGGCCACCCATAGCCAAAGTTGGAAAAATCAAAGCTCTGTAACCGAGTTTATCCTCCTGGGCTTCTCCAGAAATCCCAGAACCAACTGgatccttttcttcctcttcctcttcctttactTATTTACAGTCCTGGGCAATGGTCTCATTGTTACTTTGATCAGAGTAGATGCAcgcctccacacccccatgtacttcttcctgagCCTCCTCTCTCTGCTGGATCTCAGCTATGCTACCACCACAGTGCCCCAGATGTTGATCCATCTAGTAAGCAAGAGTAAAACTATCTCTTACGTTGGGTGTGTGATCCAGATGTACGTTTTCCTAACCTTAGGCATCACTGAGACCTGGATTTTTGCAGCTATGGCCTATGACAGATATGTTGccatatgctacccactccattatggGGTCAAGATGAGCCAAACCCTGTGTGTACTCCTGGCAGTCAGCTCTGCCCTTTGTGGTCTCACCTGTGCCCTTGTCTACACAGTCTTTGCAATGAATCTTCCCTACTGTGGCCCCAATGAGATCAACCACTTCTTTTGTGAAATTCCTGCTGTCTTGAAGTTGGCTTGTGCAGATACATCCCTCAatgaccaagtggactttatctTGGGCTTTATGTTGCTCCTGATTCCATTGTCCCTCATTCTGGCCTCATATGTTCGCATCTTCACTGCTATTCTAAAGATTCGCTCCACCCAGGGGCGAATcaaggccttctccacctgtgcCTCACACATCACTGTGGTCACCATGTTTTGTATTCCATGCATGGTCATGTATATGAGGCCTGGCTCCAAAGCCTCCCCAGAGGATGACAAGAAGCTGGCTCTGTTCTACAATGTCATTTCTGCCTTCCTCAACCCCATCATCTACAGCCTCCGGAACAAGGATGTGAAGAGGGCTTTCTTCAAGTTAGTTGGAATGAGTGAGGACACTCAATAA